A DNA window from Aigarchaeota archaeon contains the following coding sequences:
- a CDS encoding MarR family transcriptional regulator, whose translation MVKRAVFVNMGFDPTAALEIISALSLSSNDLLIVVYPKPIEEISRLRSEQARSQIKNYVNTLRATGREIGFKELDLDLVEMSNAIERLIETMIEVKKDGFYVYFELTGGVRAITVIMSLLSMWYPSLVDEITYVVEVTRERCNIPVLSPAQLSSRAAARVLAFIADRKHVKRKDICKELGVSESYVSRSISSLKKYGLVEERLRVVSLNVRFTNYIPIFRRLTEILSNNERFDANLSDKED comes from the coding sequence ATGGTTAAGAGGGCTGTTTTCGTTAACATGGGTTTTGATCCTACTGCGGCGCTCGAAATAATATCGGCCTTATCGTTATCGTCTAACGACCTATTGATCGTAGTGTATCCGAAACCCATAGAAGAAATCTCAAGACTCAGAAGCGAGCAGGCCAGATCCCAGATCAAGAACTATGTTAACACGCTAAGGGCAACCGGAAGGGAGATAGGATTCAAGGAACTTGACCTAGACCTTGTCGAGATGTCCAACGCTATTGAGAGATTAATAGAAACGATGATAGAAGTCAAAAAGGATGGCTTCTACGTTTACTTTGAACTCACCGGCGGGGTCAGGGCGATAACCGTAATCATGTCCCTTCTCTCTATGTGGTATCCGAGTCTGGTCGACGAGATAACATACGTAGTTGAGGTCACGAGGGAAAGATGCAATATTCCGGTCCTATCGCCTGCGCAACTTTCGTCAAGAGCAGCCGCAAGGGTTCTTGCATTCATCGCGGATAGAAAACACGTTAAACGAAAAGACATATGTAAAGAGCTGGGAGTCAGCGAGAGCTACGTTAGCAGGTCCATCTCGTCCCTAAAAAAGTACGGGCTGGTAGAGGAGAGGTTGAGGGTCGTTTCTCTAAACGTTAGGTTTACCAATTACATCCCCATATTCAGGAGGCTTACGGAAATCTTGTCAAACAACGAAAGATTCGACGCCAATTTGTCGGATAAGGAAGATTAA
- the cas4 gene encoding CRISPR-associated protein Cas4: protein MAYEEGDITVVEVKRYAYCPRIVFITHVLHHEEVLSEAMKMGLELHEENAISPLIVKLKALRVLRSLELRSEELGLVGKLDYLVVTRMKEYVPVEVKWAESSKGRVKRDHKLQLAAYALLIDENFKTSVKRGYVYYLKDKKVAELPIDQGLKNLARKVVKRIHLMILNEEDPGVKMPMSKCIGCGYRAYCRPG, encoded by the coding sequence TTGGCGTACGAAGAAGGAGATATTACGGTTGTTGAGGTTAAAAGATATGCCTACTGTCCGAGGATAGTTTTCATCACACACGTACTACACCATGAAGAAGTATTGAGTGAAGCGATGAAGATGGGCCTTGAGCTTCATGAGGAGAACGCGATCAGCCCTCTCATAGTTAAGCTCAAGGCCTTAAGGGTTTTGAGGTCGTTAGAGCTTAGGAGCGAGGAACTAGGGCTCGTTGGTAAGCTGGATTATCTGGTAGTTACGAGGATGAAGGAGTACGTACCCGTAGAAGTCAAGTGGGCCGAGTCAAGTAAGGGTAGAGTAAAACGGGACCATAAGCTCCAGCTCGCGGCCTATGCCCTGCTTATCGATGAGAACTTTAAGACTTCTGTCAAGAGGGGATACGTATACTATTTAAAGGACAAGAAAGTCGCCGAGTTACCGATTGATCAGGGGCTAAAAAACCTAGCCAGAAAGGTCGTGAAGAGGATTCATCTCATGATCCTTAACGAGGAGGATCCCGGAGTCAAGATGCCTATGTCCAAGTGTATCGGTTGC
- the cas7a gene encoding type I-A CRISPR-associated protein Cas7/Csa2: MKDVFVSIRGRVLLNAESLNMTESVGNYSKHRRVPVVLREEEGSYSVYFVPAISGESIAHGLQQIISEKCKESNPPLPVCKLCGKGIFLKSSNAQIFKESFDLEASNQDVEKIIISKCTVEDIGGFLYAEKANVKRTSNFFTGYMIPTQEALKNVVIEPQLHSRYALGTKFVEDKGQMLYYVEVSSSVYTFSLDLDTRYVGKLTFNIENAGKPVISDDERERRILVLLDAVKALLIENGFGAKKTRFLPIVDWESMVIAASDKPWSVPSPITRNYVERARKKLEKVSYNTNLYVFEGGNFEAFVADTMDKIKLRVKGAT, encoded by the coding sequence ATGAAGGACGTGTTCGTGAGTATAAGAGGTAGGGTGCTCTTAAATGCCGAATCCCTTAACATGACAGAGTCTGTAGGGAACTACAGTAAGCATAGACGCGTACCGGTCGTACTAAGAGAGGAAGAAGGTAGTTATTCTGTATACTTCGTGCCTGCCATATCCGGCGAAAGCATAGCGCACGGACTACAGCAAATAATCTCTGAAAAGTGTAAGGAGAGCAACCCTCCCCTACCAGTGTGTAAACTTTGCGGGAAAGGGATATTCTTAAAGAGCAGCAACGCTCAAATATTTAAAGAATCTTTTGATTTGGAGGCTAGCAACCAAGACGTTGAAAAGATTATAATAAGCAAATGTACGGTAGAGGATATAGGCGGATTCCTGTATGCAGAAAAGGCAAACGTGAAGAGAACCTCAAACTTCTTCACGGGCTATATGATACCGACCCAGGAGGCATTAAAGAACGTCGTTATCGAGCCTCAGCTTCACAGTAGGTATGCATTAGGTACAAAATTCGTCGAGGATAAGGGTCAGATGTTGTACTATGTCGAAGTATCATCATCCGTCTACACTTTCAGCCTAGATCTTGATACACGATACGTAGGTAAACTCACGTTCAATATAGAGAATGCAGGAAAGCCAGTAATAAGTGATGATGAAAGGGAGAGGAGGATTCTTGTCCTTTTAGATGCGGTAAAGGCGCTGCTCATCGAAAACGGATTCGGCGCAAAGAAGACGAGGTTTCTACCAATAGTAGATTGGGAGAGCATGGTGATAGCTGCGTCGGATAAACCCTGGAGCGTTCCGAGCCCGATCACGAGAAACTATGTAGAAAGGGCGAGAAAAAAGCTGGAAAAAGTTAGTTACAACACTAACTTATATGTATTCGAGGGAGGAAACTTCGAGGCTTTCGTCGCAGATACAATGGATAAGATCAAGTTAAGAGTAAAAGGTGCCACTTAG
- the cas4a gene encoding type I-A CRISPR-associated protein Cas4/Csa1 → MPFYSYDDVLRISRIIQETPCEISEELRGWNWFAPPLLPVHGLQINVSDLSFSCKTGRLAFLRYRMRVKERNNERLRFGAFVHRVISMATNAAKSILYSSTPNNGAELLEKMLKEMERILQHRDFPENYVKVFKTLWNRAALTYSSSLDKVLELSRYLSLDGLVNRVVPWICEFPVDGRPLGLSRAARIDALIPPALIIEFKTRRPSRSTEVALTAYALSFECQYRIPIDHAIILYIEFEPNGSSFRTYEKVLKIDESLRLEFIEIRDLYASKASLDVDPGIPENCDAYCPYLEVCRNGR, encoded by the coding sequence ATGCCATTTTATAGCTACGATGACGTGCTACGGATATCCCGGATAATCCAGGAGACGCCGTGCGAAATCAGTGAGGAACTAAGAGGGTGGAATTGGTTCGCCCCTCCATTATTACCCGTTCACGGATTACAGATAAACGTTTCAGATCTCAGCTTTTCCTGTAAGACTGGTAGATTGGCGTTTCTTAGGTATCGGATGAGGGTAAAGGAACGTAATAATGAAAGACTGAGGTTCGGCGCCTTCGTGCACAGGGTGATTTCTATGGCTACGAATGCCGCTAAGTCTATACTCTATAGCTCTACGCCGAATAACGGTGCTGAGCTGCTCGAAAAAATGCTCAAAGAAATGGAACGGATCCTACAGCATAGGGATTTCCCCGAGAACTACGTGAAAGTTTTCAAAACGCTGTGGAACAGGGCAGCATTGACGTATTCATCTTCGCTCGATAAAGTGCTTGAGCTTTCCAGGTACTTGAGCTTAGACGGATTAGTTAATAGGGTGGTTCCTTGGATCTGTGAGTTTCCGGTAGACGGCAGACCCCTTGGGCTGAGCAGGGCAGCGAGGATAGATGCACTGATTCCGCCAGCACTGATCATAGAATTTAAAACTAGAAGACCGAGTAGGAGCACAGAAGTCGCGTTAACCGCCTACGCACTCTCCTTTGAGTGTCAGTATAGAATACCGATCGACCATGCGATTATCCTTTACATAGAATTTGAGCCGAACGGTAGCTCCTTTAGGACTTACGAGAAAGTCTTGAAGATAGACGAATCCCTAAGGCTTGAGTTCATAGAGATCAGAGATCTCTACGCAAGTAAAGCCTCTCTCGACGTAGACCCAGGCATACCTGAAAATTGCGATGCTTATTGTCCTTACTTAGAGGTATGTAGGAATGGGCGTTAA
- the cas3 gene encoding CRISPR-associated helicase Cas3', which produces MKEFYKKVRQLCGYTDDRPYLSNLIEKMEGSWNDKNIFIVEAPTGYGKSSITATLALSSSENCRKLIIAFPLRTLLEDQFSKLVKVIHNKSIIGKRYMHERTSPYLIKPITLTTVDTLSLTMFGIAPEDLIKVIKGWDEWTETLEHSMGHYLFSWSSVILSDIVLDEVHLLSDETKSLSYLLALLEHMLAYGQKVILMSATLPDVFKRALSSRLYKYEDKIEFYEFDESDEDFIEDRNSKDYSITVERLSEQDKFDRILSWVEQGRENGFRKALVVFNTVKDAIAFYHNVKEVFKNVLLIHSRFTEIDKERKYEKLMKFREGNLDEYLIIGTQTIEAGVDISSNLIITELAPANTLVQRFGRFLRYRKEKYGMAYIWADECLTKVGQYKVYDKELCLRTLSYIEKFDGKLNLHLPFGRVGYKELINNVYEGVRLEFNQKEVNDMLTIFTNFGDISEAVELFFKCGGSFVRESLIVPVQVNDITDPVPISYSTFIKILKQGKVRKIIKFKGKDESEELEVTDEIVEKCGSERKLIKFLHKENVKSFLIEGEYSEDSGLVIGED; this is translated from the coding sequence TTGAAAGAATTTTATAAAAAAGTAAGACAGTTATGCGGTTATACTGATGATAGACCGTATCTGTCAAACTTAATAGAAAAGATGGAAGGTTCCTGGAACGATAAAAACATCTTCATCGTAGAGGCTCCTACCGGTTATGGTAAATCGAGCATTACTGCAACACTCGCCCTAAGCTCTTCTGAAAATTGTAGAAAGCTTATCATAGCTTTTCCTTTAAGGACCTTACTTGAGGATCAGTTCTCAAAGCTGGTGAAGGTCATTCATAATAAATCTATTATAGGAAAAAGATACATGCATGAGCGCACCTCGCCATATCTGATTAAGCCCATAACGCTCACGACTGTGGACACGTTGTCTTTAACTATGTTTGGGATTGCGCCGGAAGACCTAATTAAAGTGATTAAAGGATGGGATGAATGGACGGAGACTCTCGAGCACTCGATGGGACATTACCTGTTCTCATGGTCTTCAGTCATATTATCCGATATTGTGCTCGATGAGGTACATCTTCTTAGTGACGAAACGAAATCTCTATCGTATTTACTAGCTTTGCTAGAACACATGTTGGCTTACGGGCAGAAAGTGATTTTAATGTCAGCCACACTTCCCGATGTATTCAAGCGAGCATTGAGCAGTAGACTATACAAATACGAAGATAAGATAGAATTTTACGAATTTGATGAGAGCGATGAAGATTTCATAGAAGACAGAAATTCCAAAGATTACTCGATTACCGTTGAAAGATTATCGGAGCAAGATAAATTTGACAGAATACTTAGTTGGGTAGAGCAGGGAAGAGAAAACGGCTTTAGGAAAGCGCTGGTCGTTTTTAATACCGTTAAGGATGCGATAGCTTTTTACCACAATGTCAAGGAAGTTTTCAAAAACGTGCTTCTCATACACTCCAGGTTTACGGAAATCGATAAGGAAAGAAAATATGAAAAACTGATGAAATTTAGGGAAGGTAATCTAGATGAGTATCTTATAATAGGGACGCAGACGATCGAGGCGGGCGTAGATATTTCCTCTAATCTTATAATAACTGAGCTTGCTCCCGCTAACACGCTCGTCCAACGTTTTGGTAGGTTCTTAAGATATAGAAAAGAGAAGTACGGTATGGCATACATATGGGCGGACGAATGTCTAACCAAAGTCGGTCAGTACAAAGTCTATGATAAAGAACTCTGTCTAAGAACGCTTAGCTATATTGAGAAATTTGATGGAAAGTTGAATTTGCACTTACCATTCGGGAGGGTGGGCTATAAGGAGCTAATAAATAATGTCTATGAAGGGGTACGTTTAGAATTTAACCAAAAAGAAGTTAACGATATGTTGACAATCTTTACCAATTTTGGCGATATTTCCGAAGCAGTTGAGCTATTCTTTAAATGTGGCGGCAGCTTCGTAAGAGAATCCTTAATCGTTCCTGTTCAAGTGAATGATATCACAGATCCTGTACCAATTAGTTATTCTACTTTTATAAAAATACTGAAACAGGGAAAGGTAAGAAAGATCATCAAATTTAAAGGTAAAGATGAGAGTGAAGAACTTGAGGTAACTGATGAAATCGTAGAGAAGTGCGGGAGTGAGCGCAAATTAATTAAGTTTCTTCATAAAGAGAATGTAAAGTCCTTCCTGATAGAGGGTGAATATAGCGAAGATAGCGGTTTAGTTATCGGGGAGGATTAA
- the cas6 gene encoding CRISPR-associated endoribonuclease Cas6, which produces MKSKSIVRLSVNFTVTGRAIIPPFSAKVSKLILHRISELYRKYVDIKKPFKPISVSPLFHEGSPLIKLKGEDRMLMLSDDKTYSFNYCMITDEDFKFDELISLESSTINDVFGTSVILKSIKVEVKRYDSFGFMKPNGIKLTFLSPVLLQLPRFGRYGINRYMLFPLPSMLIGSLVEHWNNNCDSHMIIKNPFYLSYYSNYVLLEADFHLKPVTVMYDEKREIRGILGWVLYDLRKARNTPSLRRILALLDYAQYIGVGKSRATGFGQVSIKCM; this is translated from the coding sequence ATGAAAAGTAAGAGCATCGTCAGACTGAGCGTAAATTTTACGGTCACTGGACGAGCGATCATACCTCCCTTCTCTGCTAAGGTCAGTAAATTAATACTTCACAGAATATCAGAACTTTATCGTAAGTACGTCGACATTAAGAAACCGTTTAAGCCAATATCCGTATCTCCGCTATTCCACGAAGGTTCACCTTTGATTAAGCTGAAAGGCGAGGATCGTATGTTAATGCTTAGCGATGATAAGACCTACTCATTCAATTACTGCATGATAACTGACGAGGATTTCAAATTCGATGAACTAATTTCCTTGGAAAGCTCTACGATTAACGACGTCTTTGGAACTTCAGTCATTTTGAAGAGTATTAAGGTAGAGGTCAAGAGGTACGATTCGTTCGGCTTCATGAAACCAAACGGTATTAAGCTCACTTTTCTTTCGCCCGTTCTTCTACAACTTCCGCGGTTTGGAAGGTATGGAATAAATAGATACATGCTATTTCCATTACCATCTATGCTAATCGGTTCGCTTGTTGAGCACTGGAACAATAACTGCGACTCGCATATGATAATAAAGAATCCCTTTTATCTAAGTTATTACTCAAACTACGTTCTACTGGAGGCAGACTTCCATTTAAAACCGGTAACCGTCATGTATGATGAGAAGAGAGAGATTAGAGGTATCTTGGGATGGGTTCTTTACGACCTTAGAAAGGCCAGGAATACACCTTCTCTAAGACGCATCCTAGCCCTTCTAGACTATGCCCAGTACATAGGCGTGGGCAAGTCAAGAGCTACGGGATTCGGACAGGTATCGATAAAATGCATGTAA
- the cas1 gene encoding CRISPR-associated endonuclease Cas1 — protein MGVKTALIDQHGAFLGVKKGRFVLRVGREIKWDLSPAELESIVVAIEGASISSAAIMLATSFGIDLIFMQGTKPVGRLMPYKYGTLMKNWTLQMKLHESGGSLNVARRMLGGKLHNQRMVLLEYSRRLKGSGRDARYVDEKAEEIFDRISELERANSVEELLVVEAHAAKAYWAGVSYLLPEDIGFKHRYTRNNPPSDGMDPFNIALNIGYGLLKKEVWRAVFLAGLNPYFGFLHKPRGGRPALVLDLMEEFRPISVDRPLIGLARTNKEVILKLKDDRGGAYRLVWSHVLKYMKESSPPHIELINSQARKLVLHIQGVHKYEPYRSKW, from the coding sequence ATGGGCGTTAAGACAGCCCTTATCGACCAACATGGCGCGTTTCTTGGGGTAAAGAAGGGCAGGTTCGTACTGAGGGTCGGACGAGAGATCAAGTGGGATTTATCACCTGCAGAGTTGGAAAGCATCGTCGTAGCAATCGAAGGCGCCTCGATTTCCTCAGCGGCAATAATGCTCGCTACGTCTTTTGGTATAGACCTAATATTCATGCAAGGCACCAAACCGGTAGGAAGACTCATGCCTTACAAATACGGAACCTTGATGAAAAATTGGACACTTCAGATGAAATTGCATGAGAGTGGAGGGTCGCTTAACGTCGCTAGGAGAATGCTAGGTGGTAAGCTTCATAATCAGAGAATGGTCTTACTCGAATACTCTAGGAGACTGAAGGGTAGCGGAAGGGATGCTAGATATGTAGACGAAAAGGCTGAAGAGATATTTGACAGAATCTCTGAGCTCGAACGAGCTAACAGCGTAGAAGAGTTACTCGTGGTGGAGGCTCATGCAGCAAAAGCTTACTGGGCGGGTGTATCTTATCTACTTCCTGAAGACATAGGGTTCAAACACAGGTACACCAGGAATAATCCCCCAAGCGACGGGATGGATCCGTTTAATATCGCATTAAATATAGGGTATGGATTATTGAAGAAGGAGGTCTGGAGGGCGGTTTTTCTAGCCGGTCTCAATCCGTATTTCGGCTTTTTGCATAAACCTAGAGGTGGAAGGCCGGCGTTGGTCTTAGACTTGATGGAGGAGTTTAGACCTATATCGGTGGATAGACCGTTAATTGGACTCGCTAGGACCAACAAGGAGGTTATATTGAAGCTTAAAGACGACCGCGGAGGCGCGTACCGGCTCGTATGGTCGCATGTTTTGAAATATATGAAGGAGAGCAGTCCGCCTCATATAGAGCTGATAAATTCACAGGCAAGAAAACTCGTTCTTCATATCCAAGGTGTCCATAAGTACGAGCCTTATAGGTCCAAGTGGTAA
- the cas5a gene encoding type I-A CRISPR-associated protein Cas5a, translated as MEFVWGFQSKVVGYSKTSPSFHYPPPTTMLGALAASIAKENNLSESRIRDLMPALSNDLLAIGVKSLNCLPIKFSDINKLIATKITGGIRYPTPADPYGSFDAPATGKTILTSLNDEPPRLRFYLVFEDNTIRTSDARELVLDKHVMWSIHRLGSKESLVSVTNVEEFKTEKLTGKIHTSYSFPLIRGVTAINYVSPKWTQEVLINPFTISIYDPVTHYLLGQNTVKYVIPIVESLKTLPTYLVEVTDDACAYKYGEEVVVGVCRKM; from the coding sequence GTGGAGTTCGTTTGGGGCTTCCAGTCAAAGGTGGTGGGCTATTCTAAAACATCTCCCTCATTTCATTACCCACCTCCAACGACTATGCTAGGTGCATTAGCAGCGTCTATTGCCAAAGAGAATAATTTAAGCGAGAGCAGAATCAGGGACCTCATGCCTGCGCTCAGCAATGATCTGTTAGCGATAGGGGTAAAATCCTTAAATTGTTTACCAATAAAATTTTCAGACATAAATAAATTAATAGCAACTAAAATAACCGGCGGCATTCGTTATCCAACACCAGCCGATCCTTATGGTTCTTTTGACGCACCGGCCACCGGTAAAACAATACTTACGTCACTTAACGATGAGCCACCGAGACTCAGGTTCTATTTAGTCTTCGAGGATAACACAATAAGAACATCCGATGCAAGAGAGTTAGTTTTAGATAAGCACGTCATGTGGAGTATCCACAGACTCGGTTCAAAAGAGAGCCTGGTTTCGGTCACCAACGTCGAAGAATTTAAAACAGAAAAGTTGACTGGAAAGATACATACATCGTATTCATTTCCGCTGATAAGAGGAGTCACCGCAATTAATTACGTAAGCCCGAAGTGGACACAAGAAGTGCTGATTAACCCATTTACCATCTCGATATACGACCCGGTAACTCATTACCTCCTCGGTCAGAATACAGTTAAATACGTTATCCCGATCGTTGAATCTCTGAAGACCCTGCCTACTTATTTAGTAGAAGTTACCGATGATGCATGTGCGTACAAGTACGGAGAAGAGGTGGTCGTTGGGGTTTGCCGAAAAATGTAA
- a CDS encoding CPBP family intramembrane metalloprotease has translation MSIRSLILVLPAYPLWLVVFRTEFLNFWARILIAVSLLILIAFVGRPGLLESRPRIKLRMILLGIASGLLFYWLLYFGYLIFKPLVIGGAEEVYALRHEAPRELIALILIFTSFGEEIYWRGFVQQELQERLGGIRGLLSASAIYSSVHVWTLNLPLMFIALVMGLCWGAIYLKTKSLQSVILSHIIWTELVFVFLPLT, from the coding sequence TTGAGCATACGGAGCTTGATTCTCGTGCTTCCGGCTTATCCGCTATGGTTGGTAGTGTTCAGGACAGAGTTTCTAAATTTCTGGGCTAGGATACTCATAGCGGTCTCTCTACTCATTCTTATAGCCTTCGTAGGAAGGCCTGGATTATTAGAATCGCGCCCTCGCATCAAGCTGCGTATGATATTACTCGGCATAGCATCAGGCCTCTTATTCTACTGGTTGCTTTATTTTGGCTACTTGATTTTTAAGCCGTTAGTCATTGGGGGTGCAGAAGAGGTTTACGCATTAAGACATGAAGCACCACGGGAGCTCATCGCTCTGATACTCATCTTTACGAGTTTCGGAGAGGAAATTTACTGGAGAGGGTTTGTGCAACAAGAACTTCAGGAAAGGCTGGGCGGTATAAGAGGTCTGCTTAGTGCCTCTGCGATATACTCAAGCGTACATGTATGGACCCTAAACTTGCCTTTGATGTTTATAGCCTTAGTCATGGGTCTTTGTTGGGGCGCGATTTACCTTAAAACAAAATCGCTACAGAGCGTAATCTTATCTCACATCATATGGACCGAACTAGTTTTCGTATTCTTACCTCTTACGTAA
- the cas2 gene encoding CRISPR-associated endonuclease Cas2, translating into MLILVIYDITDDELRNKVANFLKFKGLKRIQKSAFLGDLTHSDRVNVEAGLRSLIKDKKANVQIYPLTPASYNQRTVIGVEMNYDEREYLV; encoded by the coding sequence ATGCTCATCCTTGTGATATACGACATCACTGACGACGAGCTCAGGAACAAGGTAGCGAACTTCCTTAAGTTTAAAGGTCTAAAAAGGATCCAGAAAAGTGCCTTCTTAGGAGACCTTACGCATAGCGATAGGGTTAATGTTGAAGCCGGTCTTCGGAGTTTGATTAAGGATAAGAAGGCAAACGTGCAGATCTATCCTCTTACACCTGCCAGCTACAATCAAAGGACAGTAATCGGTGTCGAGATGAATTATGATGAAAGAGAGTATCTGGTGTAG
- a CDS encoding prenyltransferase, whose product MSLKIWFLATRPWSFVMTVISVGLAGSLAWRVGSFEPLYFLLTLVGLIAFHAASNMLNDYYDVKHTVDRYGAPTTRYRPHPLISGQIGVRPFQTAIVFLYVVVLSIATYLSFVRGLIVLAFTVAGLFFSYFYTADPFPLKHRALGEVSVFLTWGPLMVGGTYFVLTGRLDVLPIIASLPLSVLVTAVIFANNMRDVDYDKTVNITTLPIILGKERSLRFYQYSLLSAYLVVFALIATAVLPPTTLLVVLTIPDAIRLVRTFRSGIPDAADPLTAQLAFRFGLLMIVGIVIGNFLEIFGIKIPIFFIGRLDS is encoded by the coding sequence ATGAGCCTAAAAATTTGGTTCCTAGCAACGAGACCCTGGTCATTCGTGATGACCGTTATCTCTGTAGGACTGGCCGGCTCTCTTGCTTGGAGAGTTGGTTCTTTCGAACCCTTATACTTCTTGCTCACACTAGTTGGTTTAATAGCGTTTCATGCGGCTAGCAATATGTTAAACGATTATTACGACGTGAAGCATACGGTCGATAGGTACGGAGCGCCTACCACTAGATACAGGCCGCATCCCTTGATATCGGGTCAGATAGGTGTTAGGCCATTTCAGACCGCCATTGTATTCTTATACGTAGTGGTGTTAAGCATTGCAACGTACCTTTCGTTTGTAAGGGGGCTCATCGTCTTAGCCTTTACCGTGGCCGGCCTTTTCTTCAGCTATTTCTACACGGCCGACCCATTTCCGCTGAAGCATAGAGCTCTAGGCGAGGTATCTGTATTCTTGACGTGGGGTCCTCTCATGGTGGGCGGAACGTATTTCGTCCTGACCGGAAGGTTGGACGTTCTACCAATAATCGCATCCTTACCCTTAAGCGTACTGGTCACGGCGGTTATCTTTGCCAACAACATGCGTGACGTAGATTATGATAAGACAGTCAACATTACTACTCTGCCGATAATATTGGGAAAAGAGCGATCCCTTAGGTTCTACCAATACTCGCTACTGTCTGCTTACCTAGTAGTCTTTGCGCTAATAGCCACGGCTGTGCTCCCTCCGACGACGCTTCTTGTGGTTTTAACCATACCGGATGCGATAAGGTTAGTCAGAACCTTTAGGAGTGGCATACCTGATGCAGCAGACCCATTAACAGCGCAGCTCGCATTTCGCTTTGGCCTCCTCATGATAGTCGGCATAGTTATAGGAAACTTCTTAGAAATATTCGGAATAAAAATTCCTATCTTCTTTATAGGTAGGTTAGATAGTTAA
- a CDS encoding CRISPR-associated endonuclease Cas3'', with the protein MIAEEEILSYYRVDRNGFVTREFLSEHISKALSYIKDIKHSRIGRFVENNLHVTNFEKLVRLAIVLHDAGKAFYQNSSYLREKDGEKYLSFLGHEFISAIIADHFAKEKIMEEYDFTYTAIVFAIFYHHHAMNVHSRQKTIKNLSSLDVRTFSRFKNRLKDTLTSFLTGEDARIVGKCVDNLNESFSPADLRSIEKEIDERLIVRGRPEDIILKKLSFIVLNCLITCDYLSARGRGDYESDFYRAITNFYESWLGQSQSA; encoded by the coding sequence ATGATAGCTGAAGAAGAAATACTCAGTTACTATAGAGTTGACAGGAATGGGTTTGTAACCCGAGAGTTTCTAAGCGAGCACATATCTAAAGCGCTCAGTTATATTAAAGATATTAAGCACAGTCGTATCGGAAGATTCGTTGAGAATAATCTTCATGTGACCAATTTTGAAAAACTTGTTCGGTTGGCAATCGTTTTACACGATGCAGGAAAGGCATTCTATCAAAACAGTAGCTATTTAAGGGAAAAGGATGGTGAAAAGTATCTAAGCTTTCTTGGACATGAGTTCATCTCCGCCATAATCGCTGATCATTTCGCTAAAGAGAAAATTATGGAGGAATACGATTTTACATATACCGCCATAGTCTTCGCGATATTTTATCACCATCATGCGATGAACGTACATAGTAGGCAGAAAACCATTAAAAATCTTAGTTCTTTGGATGTTCGTACGTTTTCGCGGTTTAAGAATAGGCTAAAAGATACGTTGACGAGTTTCCTTACGGGCGAAGATGCACGGATAGTCGGCAAATGTGTAGACAATCTCAACGAGAGTTTCAGCCCTGCAGATTTACGATCGATCGAAAAGGAGATCGACGAGCGATTAATCGTCAGAGGAAGACCAGAGGATATTATATTAAAGAAGCTTTCCTTTATAGTGCTTAATTGTCTCATAACGTGCGACTATCTATCAGCTAGGGGTCGTGGGGATTATGAGTCCGATTTTTATAGAGCTATAACGAACTTTTATGAAAGTTGGTTAGGACAATCACAATCGGCGTAG